In Procambarus clarkii isolate CNS0578487 chromosome 13, FALCON_Pclarkii_2.0, whole genome shotgun sequence, the following are encoded in one genomic region:
- the LOC138364476 gene encoding uncharacterized protein — MPVKKCLRKTLHRQKINLTELQTLVVEIEARVNNKPLTYLTEDFSQREPLNPFHLIHGGLLSPLISLGDEDPADLSCVKASDLVESYRHLSRVIEKWNEVWTHEYLTALREYHYGAASPYNKVQLKPGDLVLVDSDGPRSDWPIGKIDDIHPDRHGVLQIVKVQCRGTTTLKTLEKLVPLELAEHECSTDTPVTQVSENNDSTQPSTRPSRVAAQNCKQKLKQYFDSIQE, encoded by the coding sequence ATGCCTGTTAAGAAATGCCTAAGAAAAACCTTACACCGGCAGAAAATTAACCTCACCGAGTTACAGACCCTTGTCGTGGAAATTGAAGCACGAGTCAACAACAAACCTCTAACCTACTTAACAGAAGATTTCTCCCAAAGAGAACCCCTAAACCCCTTTCATTTGATTCATGGTGGTCTTCTGAGCCCTCTAATATCTCTAGGAGACGAGGATCCAGCTGACCTTTCGTGTGTCAAAGCAAGTGACTTGGTGGAGAGTTATAGACACCTTTCAAGAGTAATAGAGAAATGGAATGAGGTCTGGACACATGAATATTTAACTGCTTTAAGAGAATATCATTATGGAGCTGCAAGCCCATACaataaagttcaacttaaaccaggtgatcttgtcctagtagacagtgatggacccaggtcagattggcctataggtaaaattgATGACATCCATCCTGACCGCCATGGTGTATTACAAATTGTTAAAGTTCAGtgtcgaggcactactaccttgaaaacactagaaaaattagtacctttagagtTAGCAGAACACGAGTGTTCTACAGATACACCTGTAACCCAAGTTTCAGAGAACAATGATTCTACTCAACCGAGCACAAGACCATCAAGAGTCGCTGCTCAGAATTGCAAACAGAaacttaaacaatattttgattctattcaGGAGTAG